The following coding sequences are from one Sesamum indicum cultivar Zhongzhi No. 13 linkage group LG11, S_indicum_v1.0, whole genome shotgun sequence window:
- the LOC105173267 gene encoding uncharacterized protein LOC105173267 codes for MSKLDKCALQQIPRCENDRPNTLSKFGVIMSGIKDRRVTVMTRETVAIKEISEVQLVDEAKSWKEEIVRYLRDGVLPEDPIFAKWMKFKATRFTLVADQLYKRTVDGSLLKCLDDEKANYVIREIHEGSCGNQSRGRSLAQKLMRQGYIWPAMAKDTMEFVKKCESCQKYASLMHLSATPMELIKVASPSNQ; via the coding sequence ATGTCAAAATTGGATAAATGTGCATTGCAGCAGATCCCAAGATGTGAAAACGATAGACCGAATACATTGTCTAAGTTCGGAGTCATCATGTCGGGTATAAAAGATCGAAGGGTCACAGTGATGACTAGGGAAACAGTAGCGATTAAGGAAATTTCAGAGGTGCAGTTAGTAGATGAAGCTAAATCGTGGAAAGAGGAGATCGTGAGATACTTAAGAGATGGTGTCTTACCTGAAGATCCCATATTTGCTAAATGGATGAAATTCAAAGCTACTCGCTTCACTTTGGTCGcagatcaattatataaaagaacagTTGACGGATCATTGTTGAAGTGTTTGGATGATGAAAAGGCTAATTATGTGATAAGAGAAATTCATGAAGGAAGTTGTGGAAATCAATCTAGAGGGAGATCGTTGGCTCAGAAGCTTATGAGGCAAGGATATATCTGGCCGGCCATGGCGAAAGATACAATGGAGTTTGTGAAAAAATGTGAAAGCTGTCAGAAATATGCATCACTCATGCACCTATCGGCAACCCCGATGGAACTTATCAAGGTGGCATCCCCATCCAATCAATAG